One stretch of Schizosaccharomyces pombe strain 972h- genome assembly, chromosome: III DNA includes these proteins:
- the trm732 gene encoding tRNA methylation protein, with product MDLSVIKAASLDLESLPSQPTVSSFQQLRETFIQSKSEDWYLKNGLFFRYYSFLKSSLENATLDGPSQVACLDTISVWLRRIFNACKQDPEISKYVWDTMELKFWTNLFSLPANKISIPGLTGVQVAVKDVFSKSLQLYLLVCPSEDIKNDFLLDSLKHALHWDRHAKVVCTAIQLLVKVTGAEAVFAFQPDFFEQSLKLLKDYSYAQAISSTILTVLTLRFKSLSEETEDREEVETKWMNIWCPIILYEFYGNDRQVQAGMSSFLIPSLLGVSPGITVKFLSRLQNYPNVSKDARDAACLYALKIAKDSKIIKNLDLVKEHAFVKTLFKHPDIKIQLACFRLIALCPNVSSPLSFEDFDCLESNIEFSFNVLDPDSRQILLKSMQDFFIRLRASCHSIARTMRSRHSDKVALSGLLDRAMQFLTSFISVCKKHLYPTCNYQQVLVSLSFLDTLISFGLDDNVESSSIREAQHDFPFSMVIIDRDLSRLMIDRLKDPYDDIRNLCLKILLSYKSLPGFISDSDAYFLFNHGLELLNAVRSHECDGGAKTIYLCNHFMEKSVPGSVLANTKVILNRLKSNIEHAKTSLLEAAVNCPLQGYLIQLTYIFQSLSPTIVKNDNESWKNIVMELIKASETIWGLIKDVLCDDSPEGNLPDGEGEGGIVSNLEDTPAQLILSYSWRSLKETSSLLTVLLTKCLSLFDEEFTPFTLNYYGELMMTWLWEIRHRGAFTSVYPCFIEYCSFLFECNKHEISELPDPWLHKNLSVIQEKSSFITRRSGGIPLSITAILVAGKDKREQLIEQTVISLISIAKQPVEQKNIAGQFDLPQVHAMNTLKTIFTEHRLSSVSVEYLEPAIALSIEGFSHELWPIRNCSVMLFTALINRAFGSKKPKDAVNLGNNKGLSTKMFFSKFPTLHDYLLRELEVSVASLSSNDQPSTGLYPILNMFSRLQYAQPYGNENEWTGLSQFEPLIFKCTASRICKVREIASLSLTCLLDCSKMTTFIVSQLKGVAGLQQNEIHGKLLTIRAVLSCFFSKLTLQQVQEFYEVVPLAFINCFLEFTSSKTSFYAKKLFLEVLNSYFMSNTDSNAKRLQQLRRMTMDYCKRMLLDRKANVTNVFNTIGLPIHQQMAATIFLENLKEFSVYCDAHSIGFLVSKLLHYEFYEVQLTTLRSIVDSPRKKIIVNNPEILQALIKLTPRNQWSQVRALALSLLSDSLNSTSYRLLGISCSDMVSNILSNECLPIKESFIVLLGSCIKQLKTENFLEYKVTFAKWVEILLSYSNEYQPFSSRKAALDSIIHFDLFNAESTAEAFSFEFYILYLLLGDFLNDDDEEIRSLAANHAYQVLGTSAQCVTEIWNLWKLRTKATFGGQHDFQHCINKRLILEDGCELASVQLDNALSRNCSLFERERQNLYYSDNQKLEDLLFYASYPNEKLKDWATDGINAILSRFEDVSRDGPLGKTSDPNVWFTIYKIIRIAEHVHLPLDRVHSLMNRIDGHPSFCQ from the coding sequence atggatttgAGTGTTATCAAGGCAGCGTCTTTGGACTTGGAATCATTACCATCACAGCCCACTGTTTCGTCGTTTCAGCAATTAAGAGAAACTTTCATACAGTCGAAGTCGGAAGACTGGTATCTTAAAAACGGTCTTTTTTTCAGGTATTACTCTTTTCTGAAAAGCTCTTTAGAAAATGCCACATTGGATGGCCCCTCTCAGGTTGCTTGTTTAGATACCATTAGTGTATGGTTACGACGCATATTTAATGCATGTAAACAAGATCCGGAAATTTCTAAGTATGTCTGGGATACTATGGAGCTGAAATTCTGGACTAATTTGTTCTCCCTTCctgcaaataaaatatctATTCCTGGCCTTACCGGTGTACAGGTTGCGGTGAAGGACGTTTTTTCTAAATCGTTACAGCTTTATTTGCTTGTTTGTCCTTCAgaagatataaaaaatgattttttactgGACTCGTTAAAACATGCCTTGCATTGGGATCGTCATGCCAAAGTTGTTTGTACAGCAATACAATTGTTGGTAAAGGTAACTGGTGCTGAAGCAGTGTTTGCCTTCCAACCAGATTTTTTTGAGCAATCTTTGAAGCTATTAAAAGATTATAGCTATGCACAGGCGATATCATCGACTATTTTAACAGTGTTAACTCTTCGCTTTAAGTCACTTTCCGAAGAAACAGAGGACCGAGAGGAAGTGGAGACAAAATGGATGAATATATGGTGTCCAATAATTTTATACGAGTTTTATGGGAATGACCGTCAAGTACAAGCGGGAATGTCTTCGTTCCTTATACCGTCTTTACTTGGAGTTTCTCCTGGAATCAcagtaaaatttttaagcaGGTTACAAAATTATCCAAATGTTTCTAAGGATGCAAGAGATGCTGCATGCCTATACGCATTGAAAATCGCCAAAGAcagtaaaataattaaaaacttggATCTCGTTAAAGAGCATGCGTTTGTCAAAACCCTTTTCAAACATCCTGATATCAAAATTCAGCTTGCCTGTTTTCGTTTGATCGCTCTGTGCCCTAATGTGTCTAGTCCTCTTAGTTTTGAAGATTTCGATTGTCTTGAATCTAACATTgaattttcattcaatGTTTTAGATCCTGATTCTAGGCAAATTTTGCTCAAATCTATGCAAGACTTTTTCATAAGACTCCGTGCATCCTGCCATTCGATTGCTAGGACTATGAGGTCAAGACACAGCGATAAGGTGGCTTTGAGTGGTCTACTAGACCGTGCAATGCAGTTTCTAACTTCCTTTATTTCTGTTTGTAAAAAGCATTTATATCCAACTTGTAACTATCAACAAGTCCTGGTATCTTTAAGTTTTCTTGATACTTTAATAAGTTTTGGTTTGGACGATAACGTGgaatcttcttcaataaGGGAAGCTCAACACGATTTTCCATTTAGTATGGTTATAATCGACAGGGATCTTAGCCGACTTATGATTGACCGTTTAAAAGACCCGTATGACGATATCCGCAATCTCTGCCTTAAGATTTTGCTTTCGTATAAATCTTTACCAGGGTTCATTAGTGATTCCGATGcctattttctttttaaccATGGCCTTGAATTACTAAATGCAGTTCGTTCTCATGAATGTGATGGTGGGGCTAAGACAATTTATCTTTGTAACCATTTTATGGAAAAATCTGTACCCGGAAGTGTTTTGGCTAACACTAAGGTAATATTAAACCGTTTGAAAAGTAATATTGAGCATGCAAAAACTTCTTTATTGGAGGCAGCTGTAAATTGTCCGCTTCAAGGTTATTTAATTCAGCTTACCTACATCTTCCAATCTTTGTCACCGACTATTGTGAAAAATGACAATGAGAGTTGGAAAAACATAGTAATGGAACTAATTAAGGCTTCGGAAACAATTTGGGGTCTCATTAAGGATGTATTATGTGACGACTCTCCAGAAGGTAATCTCCCGGATGGTGAAGGAGAAGGTGGTATTGTTTCTAACTTGGAAGATACGCCTGCGCAACTTATCCTCAGTTACTCATGGAGAAGTCTCAAGGAGACTTCAAGCTTGTTAACGGTTTTATTGACAAAGTGTCTTTCTCTCTTCGATGAGGAGTTTACTCCTTTTACATTAAACTATTACGGTGAACTAATGATGACATGGTTATGGGAAATTAGACATCGTGGTGCATTCACTAGTGTTTATCCTtgttttattgaatattGCTCCTTTTTGTTCGAATGCAACAAGCACGAAATTAGTGAGCTACCAGATCCATGGTtgcataaaaatttaagtgTGATTCAAGAAAAGTCGTCTTTTATTACGAGAAGGAGTGGTGGTATTCCTTTATCTATTACGGCCATTCTCGTAGCCGGAAAGGATAAAAGAGAACAGCTGATAGAACAAACGGttatttctttgatttCTATTGCCAAGCAGCCAGTTGAACAAAAGAACATAGCCGGACAGTTTGATTTGCCTCAAGTCCATGCAATGAATACTCTTAAGACAATTTTTACTGAGCATCGGTTGTCATCAGTTTCAGTTGAATATTTAGAGCCTGCTATTGCTTTATCCATTGAAGGCTTTTCCCATGAGTTATGGCCAATCAGAAATTGTAGCGTTATGCTTTTTACTGCTTTAATTAATCGAGCGTTTGGAAGTAAAAAACCTAAAGATGCAGTTAACCTCGGCAACAACAAAGGTCTTTCAACTAAGATGTTTTTCAGTAAGTTCCCAACATTACATGATTACCTACTGCGTGAGTTGGAGGTAAGCGTTGCATCTTTATCTTCCAATGACCAACCTAGCACTGGACTGTATCCAATTTTGAACATGTTTTCAAGATTGCAATACGCACAACCTTATggtaatgaaaatgaatggACTGGTTTAAGTCAGTTTGAGCCacttattttcaaatgcaCTGCTAGTAGAATTTGTAAGGTGAGAGAAATAGCGTCTTTGTCATTGACATGTCTACTGGATTGTAGTAAAATGACTACTTTTATTGTGAGTCAGCTTAAGGGCGTCGCCGGATTACAACAAAATGAGATACACGGAAAATTGTTGACCATAAGGGCAGTGCTTTCttgcttcttttcaaaactcACGCTGCAGCAAGTTCAAGAATTTTATGAAGTAGTTCCGTTGGCTTTTATCAATTGCTTCTTAGAGTTTACCTCCAGCAAGACGAGTTTTTATgccaaaaaattattccTGGAAGTCCTTAACAGCTATTTCATGAGTAATACTGATTCAAATGCTAAACGATTACAACAACTTAGACGTATGACTATGGATTACTGCAAAAGGATGTTATTAGATAGGAAGGCTAACGTAACAAACGTCTTTAATACAATCGGGCTTCCTATACATCAACAAATGGCGGCCACTATATTTTTGGAGAATCTCAAAGAATTCTCAGTGTATTGTGATGCGCATTCAATTGGTTTCCTTGTATCAAAATTGTTGCACTATGAGTTCTATGAAGTCCAATTGACCACGTTGAGAAGCATTGTTGATTCGCCGAGAAAGAAGATAATTGTTAATAATCCTGAGATTTTGCAAGCTTTAATCAAATTAACACCACGAAACCAGTGGAGTCAAGTTAGAGCCCTTGCATTATCGTTACTTTCGGATTCCTTGAACTCTACAAGCTATAGGCTTTTAGGAATTTCATGTTCAGATATGGTTTCCAACATCCTTTCAAATGAATGCCTACCcataaaagaaagttttaTAGTATTATTGGGTTCATGCATCAAACAACTAAAAACCGAAAACTTCCTTGAGTACAAGGTAACCTTTGCTAAATGGGTAGAAATACTACTAAGTTATTCCAATGAATATCAGCCATTTAGCTCTCGAAAGGCCGCTTTGGATTCCATAATACATTTTGATTTGTTCAACGCAGAATCAACAGCTGAAGCGTTTTCTTTCGAATTTTATATTCTCTACTTATTACTGGGAGACTTCCTTAACGAcgatgatgaagaaatcCGATCTCTGGCTGCAAATCATGCTTATCAGGTTTTGGGGACATCTGCACAATGTGTAACAGAAATTTGGAATTTATGGAAGCTACGTACCAAGGCAACATTTGGAGGACAACACGATTTTCAACACTGCATCAATAAAAGATTGATACTTGAAGACGGTTGTGAATTAGCGTCAGTCCAATTGGATAATGCTTTATCGCGAAACTGTTCTTTGtttgaaagagaaaggcaaaatctttattattCAGACAACCAAAAGCTCGAAGATTTACTTTTCTATGCAAGCTACCCAAAcgaaaaattaaaggacTGGGCCACTGATGGTATAAATGCAATTCTTAGCAGGTTCGAAGATGTATCCCGAGATGGGCCATTGGGTAAGACCTCGGACCCCAATGTATGGTTTacaatttacaaaataattcGTATAGCCGAACATGTTCATTTACCGCTGGATAGAGTACACAGTTTAATGAATCGTATAGACGGACATCCTAGCTTTTGTCAATAA
- the tfb6 gene encoding transcription factor TFIIH complex subunit Tfb6, whose amino-acid sequence MALELTEHQLNKLRDFLDEILLDVSQKYQKKFHPGGYQKLEELAFDLEPYFQVVSSIPLEKHTFLVTNFTLRGIDFFVDTIVGFPASPETTFKVFSLLDSLCLRLIQSGNLSTTDTIRLKSLMENCRMVVISKLSDVQGYEMDCASIFEKSLNSIDF is encoded by the exons ATGGCACTTGAATTAACTGAGCACCAATTAAACAAGTTGCGCGACTTTCTGGATGAGATTTTATTAGACGTGTCTCAAAAATACCAAAAGAA ATTCCATCCCGGTGGCTATCAAAAATTAGAGGAATTAGCATTTGATTTGGAACCATACTTTCAGGTGGTATCTTCTATTCCTTTGGAAAAGCATACTTTTCTCGTAACCAATTTCACTCTACGAGGTATCGACTTTTTTGTCGACACTATTGTTGGATTTCCGGCCTCCCCAGAGACAACTTTTAAGGTATTTTCCCTACTGGATTCTCTTTGCTTAAGGCTCATACAATCGGGAAATCTTTCTACTACAGATACTATACGGTTAAAAAGTCTGATGGAGAATTGCCGTATGGTtgttatttcaaaattgagCGACGTTCAAGGATACGAAATGGATTGTGCCTCTATTTTTGAGAAGAGTTTGAACAGCATAGATTTTTAA